The genomic interval ctaggaggagatcgaaaaagtaggtttttaagaaaattcaaaatggcgggaaaatttgcataccggaaaatgacatcataggatTCTAtagaatcggcttgagccaaggaatcagagaaaaaagaattttgtttctagcccttaggggtcaaaagttataagcataaatatgactGGAattttggacaggtggtggcgctagagagaaTGAGTTAGAaactccaaatttggtgtaattaCTAATGGGACTATCCTCTATCTGTCtgccaaatttcataactttcctgtaagcggttctatgggctgccatagactcccatggcggaagaagaagaagaagaagaagaagaagaagaagaagaagaagaagaagaagaagaagaagaagaagaagaagaagaagaagaagaacactaacggtttcaataggtgccttcgcaccttcggtgcttggcccctaattagCTTACTAGTTTATGGCAGAAGCAATAGAGGCAAAGACAGAGTTATCTGTCGGAAGACACTTACACCAATTCAAGTGCTTGAGTCATAAAACTGTACTTAAAAGTTATTCATTAAGCACTGAACCCTGATTTCCCTTTCATAGTCCAAGAGTGAGCAAACAAAAGCAGACATATTTAACTTGAACTTAGGTTATGAAGCCACAGATCAGTACTGGGAAACCCAGTAATTCAATACTATTTGCATATGATTGGTTTGCTTTGGTTAAGTGTCAGTCTGGACCAGTTATTTAGGGCACCAAAAATCTTTAGTACACGTATATTGCCGAACCTTAATAAACAAATGACCGTATTTTAAAAGTTACTTCATTTTCCCCATGTAATGATTGTTCTGATAACATCCCACGTCtttctcactgtaaaaaaacacactGACGGCCCTGAAGCTAAGGTGCGCCGTGACCCATAACAGGCTTACCTTGCCGACAGACACTGATTTTGAGGAGTCCTTTTCCTAGACAATCTCCAGCAGGCACGCAGAAGCCAGCGTTACTGGGGTTCTCATCTGGGGGAGCAAATACATCCGAAGGAGGGGCGAAGCGGAAAGCAGGGATACCCTTAACCTCTGTGTCGCTCACGTAACTCAAAGGAATGGATCTGCAAGTGATAAAGAGCATAAGTAACCATGTACAAGTCACCCAGCACCTCAAAACACGTTGCTTACCGACACAAATCAGCATTAAAGATGTAGAGGAGTTCTTTTCTGGACAGGAAGGTGTGGAAGACACTGCCATCGGTACCATTGATCATGTTGCTCTGGTTAGACGACCACCAGTTCATCTGACTGAGTGAAAAAACATCTAGATTTTTTGAGCAAGGCTcattatgcatttttttccccaaaacagaAATGCAGAATATTCTTCATCTGAAAAGTCGATAGAATTTTATTTGTTGGGATACCTAGAGGTCAAATCATGGAGTAGGTGAGTCACACACGAGGTCTTTTCACGGACTTTACACATTGATTTGAATTTATCTAGCATGTAATACACATGCTGTGTGTCTAACCCAGTTTATCAAAGCAGGAGGGCAGATGTCAAATGATGAGTGTGCAAGAATTATCACTATGTCAGTAAGGCAATGCAGATTATGCAAGGACTGACGTACCTGATGCCGTTCCACGTGTCAATCTTGCCGTAGTCCATATAGttcttctctccagtgtggaagACAAATTCACCCTCATGGGTTCCATTTTTCTGGagtcagtaaaaaaaacaacgatTTAATATAACGCTAGAACAATAAAAATAACTGTCACATAAGGTAAAGATGACTAGAAAGTCATAGAGTAGGAAAGTAGATAGTTTAGATGCCATGATGTGAATACTGAGTGAAagaatgttttattaatgcaaACCACACAAACTTCCTGTTTCAAGGCACTCACATGATACCTACAATTGCACAAACCACAGATATGTAATATCTGTCCTAATACATAAATAATCCTGGAAGAAACTCTAAAACCCATTACAGTAAACCAGGCCACTGTGTCAAACCTGGCCCACTGGTCAACATGTGCAGGATCATGATGATAACATCATTTGCTCATCCGGTTCTGATCGTATATGTGCTACTTTTGACTGCATTAATATATGACTCATTTAGACTGCATTTTATATCTCTTTTCAGTCTGACTAAAGCATTAAATATGATGAAACTGCAGATTCTTACATTGTACATAAGGCCGAAATACTCATCCACTTCTGGTCTCAAGGCATGGAGTTTGGACAGCAGCGGGTCTTTGAAACCCCACAGGATCTCATGGACTGTGCGATCCATAAACACCTCGATGCCCATGGGTCTCATCCACATAGACACAGCAGTCCTCAGAAAGAAGGAGTAGGAGTTCAACTCATTCATTATGGCCTAAAACAGTAGGGAAAGAATTCAGAGCAAATCTTTGCATTTGAATCAAAGATGTTCAGTTTAGCAAATGTGGctaaataaaaatgctacaaGCAGActaattttaaatgcaaaatatttGATCCAAGTgcaaaaacaagaaaacacaaTCCTTCTTACAATGAATGGAATGTTAACGGTTGTCAAACGGTCAACCTCAGGGTCTCCCACTGACATGTTGCGAAGAAAAACAAAGCTCTTGGGATTTGTGGCAAAGATTTTCGTCCCATTCTCAAGGAAAGTGACATTTTCCCTTGGTCGATATTCCCTGATAAAAGAGAGTTTCATAAGGCGAATATCAAAATTGGCAACTGTATTGTCTAGTTTTTTAAATCTAATACACACAATACtcccattaaaatatttctgaaagaagtctcatgctcaaaaatataataaaaagttagattgtgaaatattacaatttgaaatatattaaaatagacaacagttattttacaacgtATTTAATTCCTGTgaaggcaaagctgaattttcagcatcattacttcagtcttcagtgtcacatgatcctcagaaataattttaatttttgggggcaacgaaatgctgtttcatgcataatgagctttttacactgttaaagacttggattcccatcctaaacatagacaaagttacaaaaactaatgttggacatttgatagagtttttctgtgtcaaaaatactccttccggtttctcacaagtttcggagagtttttttcgagtatgggtcggcttgacgttgatagagcggaaggtccttgtacgggctcttctcccggtagggtgcgcgcgcgcgtgactagagcgagagaggaaatgcacgcccataaacactcgctcaggtgcagatccagttgtccgtgaacacttatgtcattatagtccgcgccgcgctccactttattcctatgggtgacatcaagcgacttcaatgcttcagcacagcattccgggaaggcaacgctgcatttgaaccgatctgaacgcagaaatgacgggacgcttcacaacattgcttcagttgcgtcgcaaagtggattttcacggtcactgctgtcacaggacttcaccaaatcataccaaagaagtgtgtttttgacggagcggtcccagcgataaaggtttggtcctgttttggaagcagccggtgagtaaaactgcttcaaatgtctatgctgttggctataccgtcgcgtgagtaaacatcagtaaacgacacgatcatgtgcttcgtcattcaaatgcgccattgttgttctatttataacattacactagtctgacgtgcaaaaccgttttgcttgctactgctaaggtttagtcacatacaatagtccataaactgaatcatgtcctcataaactgtgagtaagcacacacaaatgttgacagggcactaaatacagtacttaccacagagacggacgtcctgctgttgctgtttctcctggtcaatttatttcagcctccgaatctgattctggatcatatatctattagctgaatcCGATCGAGAGCTATGGGTtgctccacgcttgaggacgtcaccgctttgtgtgtattcgtcattctttagctccgtccacacgatacgcctccaggcgctcggtttttaccggaaagactcggtacagcctatatttcttttataaatataataaaacttaagacttttcggagatatgaaggatgcaatactactctataggtactcaagattgacatgagattgactgaaactgagtgtttcaccccccctttaaagttaaCGAGCAGCACGAAGACATTAGTGTGCAACTAAAACAGCACAGCACCATGATCACCAGCGTTGCAAAGGCTGTGCAGATTCAGGCCGAAGAGTTGAAAGAATGTAGAGAAAAAGTGAACATGATGGAAAAGCATGTAGACATGCTCTCTAAAGAAAAAGGTGATCTGAAAAATCGTGTCTTAGACCAGGAGAGATAAGAGAAGATGGTGCCTCCGCATAAAAGGAATGAAATAAAAGCCTGATGAAAACATAAGGGAAGATGTACTCCAGCTTCTTGTTAAAATTACTCCTGAATTCGCTTCAGTGACACAGTGGATATTGTGCATCGGGTAGGAAGAAAAGAGGTGAACGGATCCAGAGAAACAATCATTCTCTTTGCTCGTAGTGGAGTAAGAGATGAGGTGTGGATGTTCAGATTTGAGGAAGACGAAGACTTAACAAGAGAAGATAGACTGGCAAGACGAGCGATGTGGCCGAAAATCGAGCAAGCCAGGAAAGTTGGCTGGATTATATGGTCCTTATGGATACATAAATGGGAAGCGTACTTCAGAAAACTAACAGGTTTGAACAGAGATTTTCAAATGAACGTTGAGTTGGAGGACAAATAATTAGGGACTCTGCATTACTTATCTGTTTCGTCTAGCGATAACAAAGTTTTTGAAAAGTTCAGTGAAAAGTTTTCATGTtttctagcctgacgtggtcatacgagtctgaaactgctccattgggctgtgattatggggcgtgttgagaactgaattgagagttgctagacgatactcgcggcagattcgATTTTCTGCagttagggtgcgtctagatttctaggctagatgaCGATGGTCATTGGCTAGCAATAGTTCTAAGtctagaaaaaatatttttcattttgataAATGTGTATGGTTATAATAGCCGCATCCAAAATAAAGAGTTGCTTCTTGTAGTTACTAATATTATTAATGATTTGAAGGCCACTTACCCCACAGAGTTTATTTTAATTGGTGGAGATTTCAATTCGACTCCAGGTGAGTGGCGTGACAGACATCCCTCTAAATATAATGCGCCACAAATCAATGAAATAATTCAAGATTTTTGCTCCTCAAATCAATTGAGTGATATTTGGAGACTACAAAATCCAAATATTACACAGTTTTCTTGGATTAAACCCAATGCAATGCTAAATCAAGAATTGATTACTGGTTTGGCACTGAGGCTGTTTCTAATTATGTGTGTAATTGAACCATCTCTAGTGCTCCATTAACTGATCATCGTTTAattgatttaattttaaaacCAAAGGAAAACTCTCACAGTTCGAAGGGGTACTGGGAATTTAATTCTGATCTATTAAATCACGAAGACTACggaatatatataaagattataACGGATATTGGTAAGAAATGtatagccgcgtttccaccacaggaactttacccaggtaaaagaggtagtactttttcaaagttcaggaactttcaagggcgggacttgggcgctgaacatgctgattggtgtagcattttattttaaccggcatttttaaaagtcttttgcgaggttcggcctacgttcagtaaatatcagtcttgctctctgtctgatgcatgcagctgaatctgcatattagtgctctttttttttgtcgttgttaattagctctttagtaaacctatacataaccagcaaaagcagcacagcttgaatctcttccatactcgttattaatttttttacagtctatttttcaccatgtaaacgacctgaccgattacttttaagtgtgcgtccttacatgacgtgacagcgcgtgccacgctcatgttgacaagagaggaaagcaaatttttctgaggggtaaactttttatttcgtaagttatgaagataatgttggaataatgacacagcgtatattgccccaggcagtttttactttaactgcgcctgacagaagaattttttttgtccgagatgattattacattttacaacaaataaatagcttattatataatactgtattagtcctggtggccattaagagttgctatggctatagttaacacattccagctgctggagaaaacagcgttgacatttttgatgtggcagacaaactgcatgtgacaaaatgattgcgattgaaagtcatcacatgtaaacaccagatcggtttagataacgtatcatgtaaacagtccactaaatctttcaatcggtacatgcaaaaaatgattactgtccgtcactgacttggaggagcagtcgcgcgcagtccaacatcaccggactaatctgcctaatcttctcggaactttatttAGCGGTGGAAGTTTCCCCTTTCTCTGTCTCCCTCTcgtggctgcatttacactacacTTCCTTATGGGCGCCTCACTCATTATCCCATTCAGCTGTTTCCCATCCGCTCTCTgctctcccacctgttccctctttgGCCTTAATTGTCTCTACTTCTTATTCCCCCTTATTATTCATTGTCTCATATTGAGTAGCTGCACATTCCAGTTCTGTCCTGTCTGGTCTAGTCTACACTCTATGTTACATCTTCACCGCTGTGAGTAGACCGCTCAAAGACCAAGAGTTCCCCAGCTGAGCCTATTTGCTGAGTAACTGTTCTGCACCTGCCCTCAGCTGCTCTTCCCCTCTGCCGTCGCTAAGCTCTCTGCTGGGCCGTTGGTATCTCCGGGTCCTCGCCCATCATCCTCAGGAAGGCTGTGTAACATAATTCCCAGACCAGGACAGTGACCGCTTCGGGCTTATATACAAGGCCTATGTTTTGAGTTCTGAGTGTTTCTGAGGACAAGTATCCTTTTCATTAAAAGACTATTGAATGCACTTCGCTCGGATTGTCCATCATCATTTCCCATAACAGAATAATCCGACCCCAAGATGGATCAGGCGAATGACAATCCCCTTTACAACGCTGTCAAATTCCAGGGTATCCTGTTGGGCAAGCATGAAGAGGCTTTATCCGACACGAGACGCGCCATTGACTCCTTGACCGCCCAACTCTCAGGCCTTACGCAGCAGGTTCATTACTGCCGCCATGAGACCTCCGGTTTGATGGTTCAGCGCGATCCATCTGATCCACGCATCAACAACCCGCCGTGCTATTTGGGTGAGCCCTTGTAGTGTCGATCTTTCCACACCCAATGCGAGGTTGTCTTTTCTCTCCAGCCTACCACCTATGCCATGGAGTGGTCCAAGATGGCTTATCTGATCTCTCTCCCCAATGGAAGGGCTTGAGAGTGGGCGGCGGCTAAGTGGGAGGCAGAGGAGGACTCTGTCCAAATTTTCCCAGTTTAAGGAGGAGATGATCCGAGTGTTTGACCGGTCTGCTTACAGTGATGAGGTGTCCCGTCTTCTATCCACCTTGCGCCAGGGAGAGAGATCAGTCAGCGATTTTCTCGATCGAATTTCGGACCCTGGCCACCTCGAGCGGTTGGAACACCCCAGCTCGCCTCGCCCGGTTCCTCAAGGGCCTGAATTCTGAGATTAAGGATGAGGTTTTCATCCGAGAGGTACCTGACAACTTTGACTCTCTCGTTGACCTCGCCTTGCATGTTGAAAGGCACTTTGAGATGCGACGAAGGGCCCGTCAGATGGATGCTTTGTTACTTCCCGTTTCCACGGTGACGCAGCCGCCACTTCCTCCCGCTGCTAAACCTGAGCCACTGCAGCTAGGGGGACTTCGGATAACCACTCAAGAGCACCAATGTCAAATTATAAATCGCCTCTGCATGTATTGTGCAGCTGCTGATCACTTTGTCTCCCGGTGTCCAGTAAAAGCCAGCGCTCGTCAGTAGGTGGAGGGTTGCTGACGAGTGCAACTTCATGGGTCTCTCCATCTAGGTCTTGCATTTCTCTTCCTATACACCTCCGCTGGCCGGGGTCATCGGTATCCTGCTCAGCTGTAATTGACTCAGGGGCTGCGGGGAACTTCATTGACAAGACTTGGGCTTTGGAACAAGGTAATTCCTCTCTTAGATTTACAAGACTCCACCCCTCTGTTTGCCCTTGATGGTAGCGCCCTTCCTCGGGTGCTCCAAGAGACTGTTCCACTGACTCTAACTGTTTCGGGAAATCATAAAGAGACTATAGGTCCTTCCTTTCGGCTTAGTAAACACCCCGCGTTTTTTCAGGCGTCGTTTAATAACGTCCTATGGGACATGTTAATCTCGATTACATTCTCATCTTTTCCCCGTTGCTCCCTGTACATATTCAAAATGTGTGTCGCGTCCTCCAGCTGTTGCTGGAGAATCGCCTTTTTGTTAAGGAGGAGAAGTGTTCATTTCATGCCTCCTCTGTGACATATTTGGGGTCGGTCATTTCGGCTGACGGTATCAGTATGGATCCTGCGAAGGTCCAGGCTGTCACCGATTGGCCTGTACCCGAATCTCGCCTGGCGCTACAGCGATTTCTTGGCTTTGTCAACTTTTATCGTCGGTTTATCCCCGGGTTCAGTCAGGTGGCGGCTCCTCTTACGGCTTTGACTTCCGTCAAGTCCCTGTTCAAATGGTCCGAGATTGCGCAGATTGCGTTCGATAGGGTCATGAAATCCCCCTGCTGCAGCTGTTTTTTTACACCTTCGATTTAAAAAGGCTTCTTAAAATGGGAGTGGTTGACTGCgaaaaggtgggatgggtattatgtggaaagagggaatggtttggataaataggggagtgtcattaGGCGCATTAAGATTAGTGATACaaacagcagcagttacagcggttctgagatGTTCTTGGTTCATGTTGGCTTTGTTTacaacagtgagattaaatgagggatgagtgtagcgaatgagagagctctgAGAAATtaagtggcgtgcagcagaagATCGCAAGTTTTGTTATTCTAATTGACggaatattttgcaaacatgtgataattaaactatatttgtccaaacatgcatgctgtttggcaagatgaacaatgcgccgacgtgataagagaacatGAACCACCCGAACGTGTTCTCTTGTGATAAGAGAACATGAACCACCGGCTTGGTTCTCTCTTGATAAGAGAACATGAACCACCGGCTTGGTTCTCTCTTGATAAGAGAACATGAACCACCCGCTTGGTTCTCTCTTGATAAGAGAACATGAACCACCCGCTTGGTTCTCTCTTGATAAGAGAACATGAACCACCCGCTTGGTTCTCTCTTGATAAGAGAACATGAACCACCCGCTTGGTTCTCTCGTGATAAGAGAACATGAACCACATGCTTGCAGTGCGACAGaggtgtaattctagatcggggttaaagcgaaggggtttgaggtttcatagtctcgaccgcgtaTCTGAAGCACAGTGGACGCgagctgggttgccgtgacgatccgcgctgtcactcggcagctaaatctatatttgtccaaatatgcacaccgtttcactaagagcccgaacacatgcggtttagtgcatgtctatgaccacaaataaaacgaaAAGGTGGCTTTTGATTCTTGTTGATATTCCATCAAAAATAACCTACAGCtcggttattttgcactcctgacataaattagataatcaacgcttgcaggttcggcgtgcgtttcctcaagttaattttactttaccaagcctttgtagcaaaggcttctaCAGATGGCGCCCGGGTACAGCTTGCTCAGCACccttacgttacttcgtatcagcataACGTCTCACTGAACTCAACTGCACTTTCCTCCTTCatttttccgcacgctgctttaAAAACTTCCCTAAcatacaataatgatggaagacaagcctgacagaagtgactgtctcatgcatattaactaaattatcttgtatgcatactacagtgcagtgattggactgaatgagaactttatgtcatgaatatatatcgagaatcgctcggaacGGACGTCAGCATgtccccagcagcccatacttggtcCGAAAGCACACactgacgtcagcatttgtaACGTTCCTCCAACTCAGCTTTTCAAActggaagacagaaatcgctctgaaaaatgcaaaaataacttttttcacatatgaataacattaatgagtacccttagtgtttttaatgatgtgcagcctatatatatctgtttacatctcaaaaaaagtgttttggggtttcatgaccctttacaAAATTGCaggtattacattttttttacagtgcgaCTTTGAGCTTTCTAAGATTCCGCTGAAACTATCCGTTTTTCATAAACAAGTCCTCCTGTATTGGAAGATGTTGTTTAACATAATTTCAGTCCACACAATGTATCCTTATGGAATAACCATTGTATATTGTCCCAGAGAAAATCTTTGTTTATAGAGGAGTGGTGGCAAAAAGGTATTTGGTCAGTGCTTCACATGATGGACACAAATGGTAGTTTTTggaattataatgatttctttATCAAATTTAACTTTAATTGTGAAAACAAAGATTATACAAAGGTCATCAAAAGTATCCCTTTACCATTggttattattttaaaaggatTTTTAACATATTCTACACTCCCAGAATAGTTGATCTTAATAAAATGTGTTGATAAGTGTACTAATAAGATTATAAGCTGTCTTTTGCAGGAAACTATCCTTGTCGTATATGGAGAGATTACATTTTTCAACATCTAAGTAATAAATTGGTAAAGGAATACAGATGTAAATATCTTGTTTTTCCCCTTTTACCCAAATATAAAGAAATACACTTTAAAAATTATGTATGATATTTATCCAGCCAAAGAATTTCTAAGAATAAGGTTTAATGTGGAATCAAATACTTGTCAAATTTGTAATAATGATACTGAAACtgtagaacatttattttttaaatgtaatttagttaACCCATTTTGGAATGAGGTCTCATTGGATAAAGAGACCATATGCTCCATGAGATTAATGGGGGAGATTATCATGTCCCAATTAATACTATTAATTGGGACATGATAAAATTTGGTATACATTTGGAGGACAAAAATGAAGACTTTGTTATTAACAGGAAAGAGCTAACCCTATATGTTGATGcctaaaaaattaaaagaacatGTAAAGaaaattacttgatttgtttaatcAATATGACTTTATTACCATTTTGAATTAATCCCctactgtttttctttttttcacccATTTTTTGtatgttcttattttgtttttgttgtgacATTATGTATTACAATTTGTTATTACTCAGTCTGCGTAGTCttataatttaaattatgttgGCCTTTTATGTTATTGTtcatatgcacaaaaaaaaaagaaaaaagattttaaagtgGTTAAGGTAAACGTTTCCTGTTTCCTATCTTCTAAAAGCATTTTTGACTGTGGTGCCAAACGTGTTGTCACTGACAACACACAGTACAGTTTAGTAAACAAAACAATTTATGAACATGAACATCTCAATTTAATAACTTTAAAATCACCTGTAGGTATATGGTCCTATTTGTGTGACTTTGGGCTTTTCCTTTCCAGCCAAGATCTCATCTGGATTGGTAACATTGAAGAAGAAATACTGCATGTATGCAGGAGGTGGATTTATCCAGCCCTCCAAAACTCGGCTGTTTTGACCCAGTGTGATCTCCTGTGAATCGAACACAATCAGAGGTCAAGTGAAAGCACTAAAAGAACGTTTCTGTAACCTACCAGAAAACGCAGTGTACTTTTAAAGAAAACtctgtattttatttactttacgttatttaatatttattgtctTTTCAATGTGTCAGTATTTGATATTTGGTACAAATCATACACTATTACTATAACAGATAAATAAGTATTACTTATAATACCGTTCTACAATGATTTAGATTAGGTCTAtaccatttatttattatatgtttCATATGctgtactttatttttattttctataatTGTTATTCGTATTATTGTTAGTGGTGGGAGCTGTATTAATATTCATATTATTACAGAATAAGTTGTCCTCCCATTGTCTTTAGAGATAAAATCTGAatcaaaaatgttatatataaacaattatAATGTATACTCTTGATAagctgtcttggtctggcagcGGCGCTAGTGCTGTCGGTGGGTGCGACTGGCGGGTCTTTTCGGCATGGGCATCTCTGGTTCAGTTATTGGTTTGCCTGGCCCCTCCCTTGGTCATTTCTGCCGGCGGGCCATTCTCCCATTAAACGTGATGGTAAAGGAGTGCTGTCTGGGTTGGATGTGGTGTCTCTGGCCAGGGAGCCGACTGGGGGTACACCACGGTTTCAACCACAGattaaaatcttaaaaaaagGCCAACCAAATAAATTTTAACGTTCAGGTCACAGCCTAATCAGGTGAGCTTGGTTTGTAGGTGCCCGTCGATGCCCCAGCAATCCCGGGTAGAAGAAGACGCAGCAGAACACAGAAGGTTAACTGCTGGTATGGGGGTTGGGTTCTGCCGGTGTCAGGGAGGGAGGCCAGGCTAAATGGAGGTGAGAATGGCATCTGTATTGGGGGGCCTGTCGATTGTGCTCGCTGTCCGTGGGGCAGTGGCTCCCAGACCAAGAGCATTATATGTATCCAAAAACctataaaactaaaatattattattattaataatagtaataatattatttttattgttattagtaTTGTTGTTAATGCTTCTGCAACTACTACCACTGCcacaattattattactattattattactactttTACTACAATTATTATGATtgttttaaatagtttaaaaatgtatttctcagACAGTGACTCcatattcataaaataaataaataatggagTCACTTACAAATCACACTAGATTAACCTACTGCCTAAACTTATACAGTACCTAAAATACCATATCATCCAGTTTTCTTTTTCCCTTCAGAGCCTACCAGTATTAGCCGGTGTCCTTTGTGTGTGGTGGTGGTATGGCTGTTGGCCTGCAGTGTTCACAACGAGGGTGTGGTTGCCATGTTGTGAGAGCAAGAGTGATTGCTGTATTTTTTCTGATAGG from Pseudorasbora parva isolate DD20220531a chromosome 3, ASM2467924v1, whole genome shotgun sequence carries:
- the LOC137070743 gene encoding lysosome membrane protein 2-like isoform X1; this translates as MTRRFHLLILGILLLVSRAFQTVIQEWIKKEITLGQNSRVLEGWINPPPAYMQYFFFNVTNPDEILAGKEKPKVTQIGPYTYREYRPRENVTFLENGTKIFATNPKSFVFLRNMSVGDPEVDRLTTVNIPFIAIMNELNSYSFFLRTAVSMWMRPMGIEVFMDRTVHEILWGFKDPLLSKLHALRPEVDEYFGLMYNKNGTHEGEFVFHTGEKNYMDYGKIDTWNGISQMNWWSSNQSNMINGTDGSVFHTFLSRKELLYIFNADLCRSIPLSYVSDTEVKGIPAFRFAPPSDVFAPPDENPSNAGFCVPAGDCLGKGLLKISVCRQGAPIVVSFPHFYQADEKYINAVEGMNPNEEEHETYLDINPTTGVPIRACKRAQMNVILKRVRGFLKTKFLKEIIFPIMYVSETATIDDDSAAQMRTLLLTRA
- the LOC137070743 gene encoding lysosome membrane protein 2-like isoform X2; translation: MTRRFHLLILGILLLVSRAFQTVIQEWIKKEITLGQNSRVLEGWINPPPAYMQYFFFNVTNPDEILAGKEKPKVTQIGPYTYREYRPRENVTFLENGTKIFATNPKSFVFLRNMSVGDPEVDRLTTVNIPFIAIMNELNSYSFFLRTAVSMWMRPMGIEVFMDRTVHEILWGFKDPLLSKLHALRPEVDEYFGLMYNKNGTHEGEFVFHTGEKNYMDYGKIDTWNGISQMNWWSSNQSNMINGTDGSVFHTFLSRKELLYIFNADLCRSIPLSYVSDTEVKGIPAFRFAPPSDVFAPPDENPSNAGFCVPAGDCLGKGLLKISVCRQGAPIVVSFPHFYQADEKYINAVEGMNPNEEEHETYLDINPTTGVPIRACKRAQMNVILKRVRGFLKTKFLKEIIFPIMYVSETATIDDDSAAQMRTLLSV
- the LOC137070743 gene encoding lysosome membrane protein 2-like isoform X3, with the translated sequence MSVGDPEVDRLTTVNIPFIAIMNELNSYSFFLRTAVSMWMRPMGIEVFMDRTVHEILWGFKDPLLSKLHALRPEVDEYFGLMYNKNGTHEGEFVFHTGEKNYMDYGKIDTWNGISQMNWWSSNQSNMINGTDGSVFHTFLSRKELLYIFNADLCRSIPLSYVSDTEVKGIPAFRFAPPSDVFAPPDENPSNAGFCVPAGDCLGKGLLKISVCRQGAPIVVSFPHFYQADEKYINAVEGMNPNEEEHETYLDINPTTGVPIRACKRAQMNVILKRVRGFLKTKFLKEIIFPIMYVSETATIDDDSAAQMRTLLLTRA